The following are from one region of the Haloactinomyces albus genome:
- a CDS encoding NUDIX hydrolase — protein MESVTQRFATPRVAAGALFVSASGKVLLVRKTYGNRWDIPGGYVDGGESPAQACSRELAEEIGLQRQPRRVLAVDWAPTEHDGDKLLWVFDCGDLADDEHRIQLDSNELDSWDWVPVHELDDYLIPRLARRLKQAHAAHEKGCMVYLEHGEPTME, from the coding sequence ATGGAGTCCGTAACACAGAGGTTCGCCACTCCTCGCGTGGCCGCCGGTGCGCTGTTCGTCAGCGCCTCCGGAAAGGTCTTGCTCGTGCGCAAGACCTACGGCAATCGTTGGGACATTCCCGGAGGCTACGTGGACGGTGGCGAGTCACCGGCCCAAGCCTGTAGCCGAGAGCTGGCCGAAGAAATCGGACTCCAGCGCCAACCGCGCCGAGTCCTGGCCGTCGACTGGGCACCGACCGAGCACGACGGCGACAAGCTGCTGTGGGTGTTCGACTGCGGCGATCTCGCGGACGACGAACACCGTATTCAGCTCGACTCGAACGAGCTGGACTCGTGGGATTGGGTACCTGTCCACGAACTTGACGACTATCTGATCCCTCGCTTGGCTCGCCGCTTGAAGCAGGCTCACGCTGCCCATGAGAAGGGATGCATGGTCTACCTCGAACACGGCGAGCCAACGATGGAGTGA
- a CDS encoding helix-turn-helix domain-containing protein produces the protein MRGMTSSLTIGERIAWYRRRRGMPQEVLAGRIGRTVDWLSKVENNRIDLDRLSVIRTLAEALDVTIGDLIGEPTLLEWNKESGTKTVPALRAALMDYRQLTPLLGGAENDSEPPELETLRQGVGDVFAAYQESRYGFVTGRTPLLLSDAALAAQAHGSEGRELLALSYQAATSVLTKLGEVDLAWIAAERGLNAAQQVGNPLILGSLFRSVTHALLSTGRFPEAVQLTRTAADVLQPSVGEAGSAMLSVYGSLFLAGSMAAARCDDRSSTSAFLSEAQESADRLGGDGNYLWTAFGPSNVSIHRVATAMELGDVQVAVDVGPTVDTSALPLERQVRHALETARAFSAWNRTDEALSIVLDAEQRAPEQVRHHYLSRQLVLTWMRQQRGKPSPALADLARRLKLS, from the coding sequence ATGCGCGGAATGACAAGCTCACTGACCATCGGAGAACGCATCGCGTGGTACCGGCGACGTCGAGGGATGCCGCAAGAAGTACTGGCCGGACGTATCGGCCGCACCGTCGACTGGCTGAGCAAGGTGGAGAACAACCGGATCGACCTGGACAGGCTGTCCGTCATCCGAACTCTCGCCGAAGCACTCGATGTCACCATCGGCGACCTCATCGGCGAGCCGACGCTACTCGAATGGAACAAGGAGAGCGGGACGAAGACAGTTCCCGCTCTGCGTGCTGCTCTGATGGACTATCGCCAGCTCACGCCCTTGCTCGGCGGAGCCGAGAACGACAGCGAGCCGCCCGAGCTGGAGACCCTTCGTCAGGGAGTCGGCGACGTATTCGCGGCGTACCAGGAATCGCGCTACGGCTTCGTGACCGGGCGTACTCCGCTGCTGCTGTCGGATGCCGCACTCGCAGCTCAAGCGCACGGCTCGGAGGGGCGCGAACTGCTCGCGCTCAGCTACCAAGCAGCCACGTCGGTTCTGACCAAGCTCGGTGAGGTCGATCTCGCTTGGATCGCTGCCGAGCGCGGGCTGAACGCTGCTCAGCAGGTCGGCAACCCGCTGATCCTTGGCTCGCTGTTCCGCTCGGTGACTCATGCGCTGCTGTCGACCGGTCGGTTCCCGGAAGCCGTGCAACTGACCAGGACGGCCGCCGATGTGCTCCAGCCCAGTGTCGGCGAAGCCGGTAGCGCGATGCTCTCCGTCTACGGTTCGCTCTTCCTCGCGGGCTCGATGGCAGCGGCACGTTGTGACGACCGGTCCAGTACGAGCGCCTTCCTGAGTGAGGCTCAGGAGTCCGCAGACCGGTTGGGCGGTGACGGTAACTACCTTTGGACAGCGTTCGGGCCGAGCAACGTCTCCATTCACAGGGTCGCGACCGCGATGGAGCTGGGAGACGTTCAGGTCGCGGTGGATGTCGGGCCGACCGTGGACACGTCGGCGCTTCCGCTCGAACGGCAGGTGCGTCATGCCCTGGAAACCGCCCGCGCTTTCAGCGCCTGGAACCGCACTGACGAAGCCCTATCCATCGTGCTCGATGCCGAGCAGCGCGCGCCTGAGCAGGTACGGCACCACTACCTGAGCAGACAACTCGTCCTGACGTGGATGCGTCAGCAGCGCGGTAAACCGTCGCCCGCACTCGCTGACCTGGCGCGGCGTCTCAAGCTCTCATGA
- a CDS encoding helix-turn-helix domain-containing protein: MPKDWAAVSEVIKRRMGELDMTQQELTRRADVAPMTVRELQNNLKPRKRSARTLAAISEALDLPSDHLSSVLESEEPSDSGGTDSLRVELEQVKQTLADLAERLEIVERRQAADDTRP; encoded by the coding sequence ATGCCGAAGGACTGGGCCGCCGTGTCCGAGGTGATCAAGCGCCGTATGGGCGAGCTCGACATGACACAGCAGGAACTCACGCGGCGGGCCGACGTCGCACCGATGACCGTGCGCGAGCTCCAGAACAACCTCAAGCCACGCAAGCGCAGTGCGCGCACCCTTGCGGCCATCTCGGAAGCGCTGGATTTGCCCTCGGACCATCTCTCGTCGGTGCTGGAGAGTGAAGAGCCCTCGGACTCCGGTGGTACGGATTCGCTCCGCGTGGAGCTGGAACAGGTCAAGCAAACGCTTGCTGACCTGGCAGAACGCCTTGAAATCGTCGAGCGTCGGCAAGCTGCTGACGACACTCGTCCTTGA
- a CDS encoding helix-turn-helix transcriptional regulator codes for MQDKGTRMYRVKAVAERYDVSVDTIYRAIESGQLDALKLGTGKGTLRIPEHALRAYEEACSQAAYDSYVLGTASAAEGDEQIGEVA; via the coding sequence ATGCAGGACAAGGGTACGCGCATGTACCGCGTCAAGGCAGTAGCCGAGCGCTACGACGTCTCGGTCGACACGATCTATCGGGCGATTGAGTCCGGCCAGTTGGACGCGTTGAAGCTGGGCACTGGTAAGGGCACCTTGCGGATTCCCGAGCACGCGCTGAGGGCCTATGAGGAAGCGTGCTCGCAGGCTGCTTACGACTCCTACGTTCTCGGCACCGCGTCAGCCGCTGAGGGCGACGAGCAGATCGGGGAGGTGGCCTGA
- a CDS encoding ATP-binding protein — MTTPHTSAPSPGEPGHRLRAVPDPEPGLTTGTNSTDEQHRDRAGDPHPETPDRTDSAESTPVRRLHLTRASQIPIRPTYWTWEGRIPRGAITLGPGREGIGKSLFCSWLAAQITLGTLDGVDYGTPKGVVYAATEDSWEATIAPRLHAAGADLDRVYRVEVTTAGGTTLPLTLPRDCDELAAEITAADVGLLVLDPLISAVDSRVNVNQEELRTALEPLARLADETGCAVFGLAHFNKASGTDVLSRVTGSRAFSAVARAAVAFARDPEADDGSCVLSQVKNNLGSLDLPSLRYLVEPVTLPTTDGPGQWGRLRFLGETTAHVETILSDTGQNDDEADERHELDTWLRNYLADQGGSAPVKTIFGQGHEGGYSKDQLKRAKKRLRLGADKDGMRGGWTWYLPEECEGSRTPK, encoded by the coding sequence ATGACAACGCCTCACACGTCCGCGCCGAGTCCGGGCGAGCCCGGTCACCGACTGCGGGCCGTCCCCGATCCCGAACCCGGGCTCACGACCGGCACGAACAGCACCGATGAGCAGCATCGGGATAGGGCCGGAGACCCCCACCCGGAGACCCCGGACCGGACCGACTCCGCCGAGTCGACCCCGGTCCGGCGGTTGCACCTGACTCGGGCCTCGCAGATCCCTATCCGGCCGACCTACTGGACCTGGGAAGGGCGCATCCCGCGCGGTGCGATCACCCTCGGACCCGGGCGGGAAGGCATCGGCAAGTCGCTGTTTTGCTCCTGGCTGGCCGCCCAGATCACCCTCGGCACCCTCGACGGAGTCGACTACGGAACCCCGAAGGGCGTGGTCTATGCCGCCACCGAGGACTCCTGGGAAGCCACCATCGCACCGCGGCTGCACGCCGCCGGAGCCGACCTCGACCGGGTATACCGAGTCGAGGTCACCACCGCTGGCGGCACCACCCTTCCGTTGACCCTGCCGCGCGACTGCGACGAGCTGGCCGCCGAAATCACCGCCGCCGACGTGGGCCTACTCGTGCTCGACCCGCTGATCTCAGCCGTGGACAGCCGAGTCAACGTCAACCAGGAAGAACTCCGCACCGCCCTTGAACCACTCGCCCGGTTGGCCGACGAGACCGGGTGTGCGGTGTTCGGATTGGCCCATTTCAACAAGGCCAGCGGCACCGACGTCCTGTCCCGCGTGACCGGCTCGCGGGCATTCTCCGCCGTGGCCCGGGCAGCCGTGGCCTTTGCCCGCGACCCGGAGGCCGACGACGGGTCCTGTGTGCTCTCACAGGTCAAAAACAACCTCGGCAGCCTCGACCTACCGTCCCTGCGGTATCTGGTCGAGCCGGTCACCCTGCCCACCACCGACGGCCCCGGCCAGTGGGGACGGCTGCGCTTCCTCGGCGAGACCACCGCCCACGTGGAAACGATCCTGTCCGACACCGGCCAGAACGACGACGAAGCCGACGAACGCCACGAACTCGACACCTGGCTCCGCAACTACCTCGCCGATCAGGGCGGCTCCGCCCCGGTCAAGACCATCTTCGGGCAGGGCCACGAGGGCGGTTACAGCAAAGACCAGCTCAAGCGAGCCAAGAAACGCCTCCGCCTCGGTGCCGATAAGGACGGAATGCGCGGCGGCTGGACCTGGTATCTGCCCGAAGAGTGCGAAGGGAGCAGGACCCCGAAATAG
- a CDS encoding helix-turn-helix domain-containing protein, with product MRREQDPEIAAPFAPFALFGAPFGHCAAPFGVASQTSKFVFFVSFVLRRRKPGGTTMTTHRLTDEQPRSLLTVEQAAHRLSIGRTTMFQLIKTGAVDSVQIGRARRVPIEALDAYVQLLSTQQHAA from the coding sequence GTGCGAAGGGAGCAGGACCCCGAAATAGCCGCTCCCTTCGCCCCCTTCGCGCTCTTCGGCGCTCCCTTCGGGCACTGCGCCGCACCTTTCGGAGTCGCCTCGCAGACGAGCAAGTTCGTTTTCTTCGTTTCCTTCGTACTTCGTCGCCGCAAGCCAGGAGGCACCACCATGACCACCCACCGCTTGACCGACGAACAACCCCGCTCCCTGCTGACCGTCGAACAAGCCGCACACCGCCTGTCCATCGGGCGGACCACCATGTTCCAGCTCATCAAAACCGGCGCCGTCGACTCCGTACAGATCGGCCGCGCCCGTCGTGTCCCAATCGAAGCGCTCGACGCCTACGTCCAGCTCCTGAGCACTCAACAGCACGCAGCGTAG
- a CDS encoding tyrosine-type recombinase/integrase produces MARKRRDEGRAPNGAGSIYYSEADGKWHGRITVGVRDDGRPDRRHVKRKTEGEVVDALQELEQQRRAGTVRKPGKPWTVEAWLKHWVENIAAPSIRYKALEGYRTAVYRHLIPGIGAHRLDKIRPEHFEKLYTKLTKSGLKPATAHQVHRTARTALGEAEKRGHLGRNPVSLAKPPRIEEEEIEPIDSDDVKRILRAALHRRNGVRFVIALALGCRQGEALGLKWDNLNEQNRTLRIRKALQRQKWQHGCTDPHTCGAKYHKTEPCKDGCKQHTRPCPPPCPPDCTEHARNCPQRHGGGLVEVDVKSRAGRRLIGLPDQLFELLQRHRDQQEAERQHAGSEWHDSGRIFTQPNGKALDPRRDYAEWHALLAEAGVAEARLHDARHTAATVLLILGVPDRTVMEVMGWSSVTMKHRYMHVTETVRRDVAERLNSYFWEGN; encoded by the coding sequence ATGGCCCGCAAGCGCCGCGACGAAGGCCGCGCTCCCAACGGAGCAGGCAGCATCTACTACAGCGAAGCTGACGGCAAATGGCACGGCCGCATCACCGTCGGAGTCCGTGACGACGGCAGGCCCGACCGCCGGCACGTCAAGCGCAAGACCGAAGGAGAGGTAGTCGACGCACTCCAGGAGCTGGAACAGCAGCGGCGAGCCGGGACGGTGCGCAAGCCCGGTAAGCCGTGGACGGTCGAGGCGTGGCTGAAGCACTGGGTCGAGAACATCGCGGCTCCCTCCATTCGGTACAAGGCTCTGGAGGGCTACCGCACGGCCGTTTACCGGCACCTGATCCCCGGCATCGGTGCTCACCGACTCGACAAGATCCGGCCGGAGCACTTCGAGAAGCTGTACACGAAGCTCACCAAGTCCGGTCTGAAACCTGCCACCGCTCACCAGGTGCACCGCACGGCCCGCACCGCGCTCGGTGAGGCCGAGAAGCGCGGCCACCTCGGACGCAACCCCGTGTCTCTGGCCAAGCCTCCCCGCATCGAGGAGGAAGAGATCGAGCCTATCGACTCCGATGACGTGAAGCGCATCCTCCGGGCCGCACTGCACCGCCGTAACGGTGTCCGGTTCGTGATCGCGCTCGCGCTCGGTTGTCGGCAAGGTGAAGCGCTCGGGCTGAAGTGGGACAACCTCAACGAGCAGAACCGCACCTTGCGTATCCGCAAGGCACTACAGCGGCAGAAGTGGCAACACGGCTGCACCGACCCGCACACCTGCGGCGCGAAGTACCACAAGACCGAGCCATGCAAGGACGGTTGTAAGCAGCACACCCGGCCGTGTCCGCCACCGTGCCCACCGGACTGCACCGAGCACGCCCGGAACTGTCCACAGCGGCACGGCGGGGGCCTGGTCGAGGTCGACGTGAAGTCACGGGCGGGCCGCCGCCTGATCGGGCTGCCCGATCAGCTCTTCGAGCTGCTACAGCGTCACCGCGACCAGCAGGAAGCCGAACGCCAGCACGCCGGGAGTGAGTGGCACGACAGCGGACGGATCTTCACCCAGCCCAACGGGAAGGCACTCGATCCCCGCCGGGACTACGCGGAATGGCACGCGCTCTTGGCTGAGGCCGGAGTGGCGGAGGCTCGGCTCCACGATGCCCGGCACACCGCCGCGACGGTGCTGCTCATCCTCGGCGTGCCTGACCGCACGGTCATGGAAGTCATGGGGTGGTCAAGCGTGACCATGAAACACCGCTACATGCACGTCACCGAGACCGTCCGGCGCGACGTGGCCGAGCGCCTGAATTCCTACTTCTGGGAGGGCAACTGA
- a CDS encoding threonine/serine exporter family protein, protein MGITQRARGVLRRRESTETAGTRHVVFGPELPDESTVHLVMDLGLRIGEVQMASGAGASDVSATITGVTNAYGMPHCEVDVIYTSVTVSCYRGTEFLPITSMRVVRNRSLDYTRLAEVEDLVRRITDGGISASDAYAELDRITTAPHPFPRWVATLAWAGMAASLSVLLGGGASPMLPLVAATATAMVDRVGRLLNQRALPPFFQQTVGGAIATSIALASVATGLLANAALAVAANIIVLLSGMTVVGSMQDAITGYNVTAAGRIAELALTSAGLISGVVLALYSATRILGADTIGGGIELQDIGSAQIGYPVLQLPVQAIAGASTSACFALASYSPPRPLVVAGAGGAVAASVYAVMTLGTLSTILASAVATTVVGFLGGIIARRLRIPALVIAVSGVAPLLPGLSTYRGLYELSVQGDPAGMSTLMLAAATGLALGAGVVLGEYLTQPVRTRLGRLERRMAGPRMSGPLRPTRRRLD, encoded by the coding sequence GTGGGAATCACGCAGCGCGCCCGTGGTGTGCTGCGGCGGCGCGAGTCCACCGAGACGGCCGGGACTCGCCACGTCGTTTTCGGCCCGGAACTCCCCGACGAGTCCACAGTCCATCTGGTCATGGACCTGGGGCTGCGCATCGGAGAGGTCCAGATGGCCAGTGGTGCGGGCGCCTCCGACGTCAGCGCCACGATCACGGGGGTCACCAATGCCTACGGTATGCCCCACTGTGAAGTGGACGTGATCTACACGTCCGTCACGGTCTCCTGTTACCGCGGGACCGAGTTTCTGCCGATCACCTCGATGCGCGTGGTGCGCAACCGCTCGCTCGACTACACGCGCCTGGCGGAGGTGGAGGACCTGGTCCGGCGGATCACCGACGGCGGCATCAGCGCCTCCGACGCCTACGCCGAACTGGATCGGATCACCACCGCACCGCATCCCTTTCCGCGCTGGGTCGCCACTCTCGCCTGGGCGGGCATGGCCGCGTCGCTGTCGGTACTGCTCGGTGGCGGCGCGAGTCCGATGCTGCCACTGGTCGCGGCCACCGCCACCGCGATGGTCGACCGGGTGGGGCGCCTGCTGAACCAGCGCGCGCTGCCGCCTTTCTTCCAGCAGACGGTGGGCGGGGCGATCGCCACGAGTATCGCGCTGGCCAGCGTCGCCACCGGGTTACTGGCCAATGCGGCCCTGGCCGTGGCCGCCAACATCATCGTGCTGCTGTCCGGAATGACCGTGGTCGGTTCCATGCAGGATGCCATCACCGGCTACAACGTGACGGCCGCGGGACGTATCGCCGAACTCGCCCTGACCTCCGCGGGGCTGATCTCCGGAGTCGTGCTCGCGCTGTACTCGGCGACGCGGATACTCGGCGCGGACACCATCGGAGGCGGCATCGAACTGCAGGACATCGGCAGCGCACAGATCGGCTATCCGGTGCTGCAGTTACCCGTGCAGGCCATCGCCGGGGCCTCCACCTCCGCGTGCTTCGCGTTGGCCAGCTACTCACCGCCGAGACCGTTGGTCGTCGCCGGAGCAGGCGGTGCGGTCGCGGCCTCGGTGTACGCGGTGATGACCTTGGGCACCCTCAGCACCATCCTCGCCTCCGCGGTGGCGACCACGGTCGTCGGTTTTCTCGGCGGGATCATCGCCCGCAGGCTGCGCATTCCCGCCCTGGTGATCGCCGTGTCCGGCGTGGCGCCGTTGCTGCCCGGCCTGTCCACCTACCGTGGTCTGTACGAGCTGTCCGTGCAGGGCGACCCGGCGGGGATGTCCACGCTCATGCTGGCCGCGGCCACCGGTCTGGCCCTGGGTGCCGGAGTGGTGCTCGGCGAATACCTGACGCAGCCCGTGCGCACCCGGCTCGGCCGTCTGGAGCGCCGCATGGCCGGACCGCGGATGTCCGGGCCGTTGCGGCCCACGCGCCGCCGCCTCGACTGA
- a CDS encoding alpha,alpha-trehalose-phosphate synthase (UDP-forming), with translation MSKARADFVVVANRLPVDLERLEDGTERWKHSPGGLVTALEPFLRAREGAWVGWPGVADIDIEPFTNNDLLLHPVRLSSTEFRQYYEGFANATLWPLYHDVVAPPVFDRSWWENYRQVNQRFAEAAAEVSAEGATVWIQDYQLQLVPAMLRELRPDLRIGFFLHIPFPPVELFMQLPWRAEIVRGLLGADLVGFHRPGGAQNFLWLARRLAGFEPSRAQVGVRSRPGVVQVGDRTVRVGAFPISIASSDLDQLARSKEVQQRAKAIRAELGNPRRIMLGVDRLDYTKGIDVRLNAMHELLAEGHITVEDVAMIQVATPSRERVEHYKQMREEIEREVGRINGEFGRVGHPAVHYLHTSVDRKDLAAFYCAADVMVVTPVRDGMNLVAKEYVACRSDLGGSLVLSEFAGAAAELTSAFLVNPHNLDGVKESLLAALEIDEAEGRRRMRALRRQVLTHDVDRWARSFLEALGTSFAA, from the coding sequence GTGAGTAAGGCACGTGCGGACTTCGTCGTCGTCGCCAACCGGCTGCCCGTGGACTTGGAGCGTCTCGAGGACGGCACCGAGCGCTGGAAGCACAGCCCGGGCGGACTGGTAACGGCACTGGAACCGTTCCTGCGGGCGCGCGAGGGGGCCTGGGTCGGGTGGCCGGGTGTCGCCGACATCGACATCGAACCGTTCACCAACAACGATCTGCTCCTGCATCCGGTGCGCCTGTCCTCGACCGAGTTCCGCCAGTACTACGAAGGATTCGCCAACGCGACCCTGTGGCCGCTGTACCACGACGTCGTCGCTCCACCGGTGTTCGATCGCTCCTGGTGGGAGAACTATCGGCAGGTGAATCAGCGTTTCGCGGAAGCCGCCGCCGAGGTCAGCGCCGAAGGCGCGACCGTGTGGATACAGGACTACCAGCTGCAGCTGGTGCCCGCGATGCTGCGTGAGCTGCGACCGGATTTGCGGATCGGGTTCTTCCTGCACATCCCGTTCCCACCGGTGGAGCTGTTCATGCAGCTACCGTGGCGCGCCGAGATCGTGCGCGGGCTGCTCGGCGCGGACCTGGTCGGATTCCACCGGCCCGGGGGCGCGCAGAACTTCCTGTGGCTGGCGCGGCGATTGGCCGGGTTCGAACCGAGCCGGGCTCAGGTCGGGGTGCGGTCACGCCCCGGCGTGGTGCAGGTCGGCGACCGCACGGTACGGGTCGGTGCGTTCCCGATCTCGATCGCCTCCTCCGATCTCGATCAGCTTGCCCGCAGCAAGGAGGTGCAGCAGCGTGCCAAGGCGATCCGTGCCGAACTCGGCAATCCGCGCCGGATCATGCTCGGCGTGGACCGGCTCGACTACACCAAGGGCATCGACGTTCGTCTCAATGCTATGCACGAACTCCTGGCCGAGGGGCACATCACGGTCGAGGACGTGGCCATGATCCAGGTCGCCACGCCCAGCCGCGAACGTGTCGAGCACTACAAGCAGATGCGTGAGGAAATCGAACGGGAGGTCGGCCGGATCAACGGCGAGTTCGGGCGGGTCGGTCACCCGGCAGTGCATTATTTGCATACCTCGGTGGACCGCAAGGACCTGGCCGCGTTCTACTGCGCCGCTGACGTCATGGTCGTCACCCCGGTGCGCGATGGGATGAATCTGGTGGCCAAGGAGTACGTGGCTTGCCGCAGTGACCTGGGCGGAAGCCTCGTGCTGAGTGAGTTCGCCGGGGCCGCGGCCGAGCTTACGAGTGCATTTTTGGTCAATCCGCATAACCTGGATGGGGTGAAGGAATCATTACTCGCCGCCCTCGAGATCGATGAGGCGGAGGGGCGCCGTAGGATGCGCGCGTTGCGAAGGCAAGTGCTCACCCATGATGTCGATCGCTGGGCGCGATCGTTCCTCGAGGCCCTGGGCACCTCCTTCGCGGCGTAG
- the otsB gene encoding trehalose-phosphatase — protein sequence MALTVEALPTELRRMIVQLARTPRLLVACDYDGTLSPIVADPAQAKPLPESVHAMRSLAALPATTTAVISGRALRDLATLSRFPSEVHLVGSHGSEFDVGFVHELDPEATQLRTRLQRTVQEITSGQPGVALENKPASVAVHVRRAEQQVGEQVLDAVRSGPATWEGVEVTDGKSVIELSVVQTDKGNALDALRHQVGSTAAIFLGDDVTDEKAFARMQGPDLGIKVGEGESLATHRVRDTTEVATVLALLMEERRNWLYGEQAPAIERLSMLANERTVALLTPDARVTWMCHPGPDSAAVFADLLGGNSAGHFSIHPVHQHTENGNGSPRSTLPLGQRYVPGTMTVETRWSRLLITDYLEHGVESHRTDLTRVISGSARVHIDFSPRPEFGQVAVRLAPESGGLRVLGTSEPMVLHSPGVQWDITSDGMHESASAEVEVSEDSPVVLELRCGTEELEAFPNVEPERRSAANRYWSEWLSTLTLPTVETDLVARSALTLRGLCNADTGGIMAAATTSLPEEIGGVRNWDYRYCWLRDGAMSAQALVSLGSTAEAEGFLDWLHGVMENLPGPERLHPLYSLAGTTLGPEAVIDTLPGYAGSRPVRVGNLADQQIQLDVFGPVVELAMHLSEATGTLRDLDWELVKGMAEAVSRRWFEPDHGIWEERDVPRHHVYSKVMCWVTLDRALKLADRYGRTPESNWSALRDQIAQDVIKNGWHPDVQAFTTAYEGSDMDAASLHVGLSGLIDPSDKRFRATVTAIESELRSGSTVYRYRRDDGLPGTEGGFHLCAAWLVEAYLLTDRRTEAEELFQQLVNNTGPTGLLAEEYDPIAERSLGNHPQAYSHLGLIRCAWLLSQ from the coding sequence ATGGCGTTGACCGTCGAAGCCCTCCCCACCGAGCTTCGCCGTATGATCGTTCAGCTTGCGCGTACCCCCCGGCTGCTGGTTGCCTGCGACTACGACGGAACACTCTCGCCGATCGTGGCGGATCCGGCCCAGGCCAAACCGTTGCCGGAATCGGTGCACGCGATGCGATCCCTGGCCGCGTTGCCCGCCACGACCACTGCGGTGATCTCCGGCAGAGCTCTGCGCGATCTCGCGACCCTGTCCCGGTTCCCCTCCGAGGTGCATCTGGTGGGCAGCCACGGTTCCGAATTCGACGTGGGCTTCGTCCACGAGCTCGATCCGGAAGCCACTCAACTGCGCACCCGGCTGCAGCGCACGGTGCAGGAGATCACCAGCGGCCAACCCGGTGTCGCGCTGGAGAACAAACCCGCCAGCGTTGCAGTGCACGTTCGCCGGGCCGAGCAGCAGGTGGGTGAGCAGGTACTCGACGCGGTTCGCTCGGGCCCCGCGACCTGGGAAGGTGTCGAGGTCACCGACGGCAAGTCCGTCATCGAGCTCTCCGTGGTGCAGACCGACAAGGGCAACGCGCTCGATGCACTGCGGCACCAGGTCGGGTCGACCGCGGCGATCTTCCTCGGCGACGACGTCACCGATGAGAAGGCCTTCGCCCGGATGCAGGGCCCGGACCTGGGGATCAAGGTCGGCGAAGGTGAAAGCCTTGCCACGCACCGGGTTCGGGACACGACCGAGGTCGCCACGGTGCTGGCACTGCTCATGGAGGAACGGCGCAACTGGCTTTACGGGGAGCAGGCACCGGCGATCGAACGGCTGTCCATGTTGGCCAACGAGCGCACCGTCGCACTGCTCACTCCCGATGCCCGGGTGACCTGGATGTGCCACCCTGGGCCGGACTCGGCTGCCGTGTTCGCCGACCTGCTGGGCGGAAACAGTGCCGGTCACTTCTCCATCCACCCGGTTCATCAGCACACCGAGAACGGCAACGGCTCGCCGCGGAGCACGCTGCCGCTCGGTCAGCGCTACGTGCCCGGCACCATGACCGTCGAGACACGGTGGTCCCGGCTGCTGATCACCGACTATCTGGAACACGGTGTCGAGTCGCACCGCACGGACCTGACCAGGGTCATCAGTGGCAGCGCCCGGGTGCACATCGATTTCTCACCACGCCCGGAGTTCGGGCAGGTCGCGGTGCGCCTGGCTCCCGAGTCCGGTGGTCTGCGCGTGCTGGGTACCTCGGAGCCGATGGTGCTGCACTCCCCGGGCGTGCAGTGGGACATCACCTCGGACGGCATGCACGAATCCGCGAGCGCCGAGGTCGAGGTGTCCGAGGACTCTCCGGTTGTGCTCGAACTCCGGTGCGGAACCGAGGAGCTCGAAGCATTTCCGAACGTCGAACCGGAGCGCCGCTCGGCGGCGAACAGATACTGGTCGGAGTGGCTGAGCACGCTGACACTGCCCACCGTCGAAACCGACCTGGTCGCACGTTCGGCGCTGACGTTGCGGGGACTGTGCAACGCCGACACCGGCGGGATCATGGCCGCTGCCACGACCTCGCTTCCGGAGGAGATCGGGGGCGTGCGCAACTGGGACTACCGCTACTGCTGGCTGCGCGACGGTGCGATGAGCGCACAAGCCCTCGTGTCGCTGGGTTCGACCGCCGAAGCCGAGGGCTTCCTCGACTGGCTGCACGGAGTGATGGAGAACCTCCCCGGTCCGGAACGGCTGCACCCGCTCTACTCACTGGCGGGCACCACTCTCGGCCCGGAGGCCGTCATCGACACCCTGCCCGGCTATGCAGGCTCGCGGCCGGTACGTGTCGGCAACCTCGCCGATCAGCAGATCCAGCTCGACGTATTCGGTCCGGTGGTCGAACTGGCAATGCACTTGTCGGAGGCCACCGGCACTCTGCGGGATCTCGACTGGGAGCTGGTCAAGGGAATGGCCGAGGCGGTCTCCCGACGCTGGTTCGAGCCCGACCACGGGATCTGGGAAGAACGCGATGTGCCGCGCCACCACGTGTACTCGAAGGTGATGTGCTGGGTCACGCTGGATCGGGCGCTGAAGTTGGCCGACAGGTACGGGCGCACCCCCGAGTCGAACTGGTCCGCACTGCGCGACCAGATCGCCCAGGACGTCATCAAAAACGGCTGGCATCCCGATGTGCAGGCGTTCACCACCGCCTATGAGGGCTCGGACATGGATGCGGCCTCGCTGCACGTCGGACTGTCCGGGCTGATCGACCCGTCCGACAAGCGGTTCCGGGCGACCGTCACGGCGATCGAATCCGAGCTGCGCAGCGGATCGACCGTCTACCGGTATCGGCGCGACGACGGCCTGCCCGGCACCGAAGGCGGTTTCCACCTGTGTGCGGCGTGGCTGGTCGAGGCATACCTGCTCACGGATCGGCGCACCGAGGCCGAGGAACTGTTCCAGCAGCTCGTGAACAACACCGGCCCGACGGGCTTGCTCGCCGAAGAGTACGACCCGATCGCCGAACGCTCGCTCGGGAACCATCCGCAGGCGTACTCGCATCTCGGCTTGATCCGCTGCGCGTGGTTGCTCTCGCAGTGA